The bacterium genome has a window encoding:
- a CDS encoding flavodoxin, with protein MKILIAYYSAGGNTRYIATEIAKRLEAHIVEQIRIEPEQEYTNVFSRYIIGSRRAKREVRTKIRPTKSDLNLYDLLILGFPIWAGKLPSPVLTYIDSLTNCSGKKVITFASSYWNFNRYKKVGKNELEAKGMEVILALSFRGRAIKEDELAKIDQIEGAEKVV; from the coding sequence ATGAAAATATTGATTGCTTATTACTCGGCTGGTGGAAATACGAGATACATAGCAACTGAGATTGCAAAAAGATTGGAAGCCCATATAGTTGAACAGATAAGGATAGAGCCTGAACAAGAATATACAAATGTATTTTCAAGATACATTATTGGAAGCAGGAGAGCGAAAAGAGAAGTGAGGACAAAAATAAGGCCTACTAAGTCAGACCTCAATTTATACGATTTGCTAATACTTGGTTTCCCAATATGGGCAGGTAAACTGCCATCACCTGTTCTTACTTATATAGATAGCTTAACTAATTGTAGTGGTAAAAAGGTGATTACATTTGCGTCTAGCTACTGGAATTTCAACAGGTATAAAAAAGTAGGTAAAAATGAACTCGAAGCAAAGGGGATGGAAGTCATATTAGCACTATCATTTAGGGGAAGGGCAATAAAAGAGGATGAGTTAGCTAAAATTGACCAAATAGAGGGTGCTGAAAAAGTAGTATAA
- a CDS encoding C25 family cysteine peptidase, translated as DWKTKKGVPAKVVTREFIYANYTGRDDAEMIRNFIIDANSTWGTIWFLLGGQCDFENGQEIIPRRDIFWMPMLGVHHYPDDDTVPSDLYFSDLDGTWNADGDNVWGEPTDGLDFYSDVFVGRAPVRNLEQVQTFVNKVLTYEKGIAAGYEKRVLLPATLLFHMPPFPDYWGDVVNNAIADITPVGWLDAKLYESQENLSVSTLRDSLNSGFGFTHIASHGREYGVWIVDDFFDLDDVDGLINGGKLPIINAISCMVGAVDYVPGGDCFAEHFVNNPNGGAIATIMNSRYGWGTADYMWLSEVIDTSLYHEVFFGNYPYKGHLGVANAVSRDNWVYMTGQSDPIEAGLWVWCISELNLIGDPELPMWTDEPKELVVGHDSVIQIGGTSLKVSVTSDGVAVDSAYVCVFKEGEVYCRDYTDASGNVMFNLPSSLASPGTMFVTATKHNFIPYEGVIRITVASGACMTYDHYEIDDSSCNNNGSVQPGETIKLTVTIHNVGVDTAHQIAAVLRTADSYITITDSTDSCGDVLPDSYKTGEFEFSVSTSITDYHNIQFELVMSDKNNTTWVAHFSIPIMTPILRFYYYLVDDDSLGDSHGNNNKFIQRGETIELPLNLRNLGNMSAYNVSATLSTYDTFVTIIDSIEEFGDISEFDTGFSFDAFAVKIKRSCPIHHPLEFYLKIVDEDNFTNDWLDTLWINPMQPGEVMSKFTSPAGISHGIASDGDKLWVTVAIPSLIYAVNPINGSVIKTIPAPSSNCMGLAWANEYLWVHGGVPHRQIYKIDTTGNLLQGFQSPAQTPYGIAFDGEHIFAGDLDKIFELDTDGNVISSFTIPIPSGTHPAGLGFEQSSQNLIIMMQFSSDSCIVYEIRRDGSIVQTHSFKAPTAEGSGVDCDLVTGDYWLICCPASYCNEICRVEGFYPWPPTPSADIRVRPDSLGVELQPNDTTSQLMRIKNVGRDTLTFSISELIDVTWLTETPTQGKLAPNDSIDIIVSYNAAGLAPDSTYNTAIEIVSNDPDEPAVSVPVELTVTVGTEEALQLPKVFAIHQNLPNPFNKATAIRYELPVRSKVSIKIYDITGSLVRILVDGIHRAGYYMVTWDGRDDVGKKLAAGVYFYQINAADFISIKKAILIR; from the coding sequence CTGATTGGAAAACAAAGAAAGGTGTACCTGCTAAAGTAGTGACACGTGAGTTCATTTACGCAAATTACACAGGCAGGGATGATGCTGAAATGATACGCAACTTTATCATTGATGCTAACTCAACTTGGGGTACAATTTGGTTTTTACTTGGTGGTCAATGTGACTTTGAGAATGGTCAAGAGATAATACCAAGAAGGGATATATTTTGGATGCCAATGTTAGGCGTGCACCACTATCCGGATGATGACACTGTGCCGAGTGACCTGTATTTCTCAGATTTAGATGGCACATGGAATGCAGATGGTGATAATGTATGGGGTGAGCCAACTGATGGTTTAGACTTTTACTCAGATGTATTTGTAGGTAGGGCACCTGTTAGAAATTTAGAGCAGGTGCAAACATTTGTGAATAAAGTGTTAACTTATGAGAAAGGTATAGCAGCCGGATATGAAAAGAGAGTTCTACTGCCAGCAACCCTTTTGTTTCATATGCCACCTTTCCCAGATTATTGGGGTGATGTAGTAAACAATGCTATTGCAGATATAACGCCAGTAGGCTGGTTAGATGCAAAATTATATGAATCACAGGAAAATCTTTCAGTGTCAACTCTAAGAGACTCTTTAAATTCAGGTTTTGGCTTTACGCATATTGCATCGCATGGTAGAGAGTATGGCGTGTGGATAGTGGATGACTTCTTTGACTTAGATGATGTAGATGGGCTTATAAATGGAGGTAAGCTCCCAATAATTAATGCAATAAGTTGTATGGTTGGTGCAGTTGACTATGTGCCGGGTGGTGACTGTTTTGCAGAGCATTTTGTTAATAACCCTAATGGCGGTGCAATAGCTACAATTATGAATTCTAGATATGGGTGGGGTACAGCAGATTATATGTGGCTATCAGAGGTGATTGATACTTCATTATATCACGAAGTATTTTTTGGTAATTATCCATATAAGGGACATTTGGGTGTAGCTAATGCAGTATCAAGGGATAACTGGGTCTATATGACAGGACAGTCAGACCCTATTGAAGCAGGGCTATGGGTTTGGTGTATCTCTGAGCTTAACCTAATTGGTGACCCGGAACTGCCTATGTGGACTGATGAGCCAAAAGAGCTGGTTGTAGGCCATGACAGTGTCATCCAAATAGGGGGGACGAGCCTTAAAGTTAGTGTTACAAGTGATGGAGTAGCTGTTGACAGTGCGTATGTTTGTGTATTTAAGGAAGGTGAAGTATACTGCCGAGACTACACTGATGCAAGTGGTAATGTTATGTTCAACTTACCAAGTTCATTAGCTTCACCTGGCACTATGTTTGTGACAGCTACGAAGCATAATTTTATACCTTATGAGGGTGTAATCCGTATTACAGTAGCAAGTGGTGCTTGTATGACTTATGACCATTATGAAATAGACGATAGTTCCTGTAATAATAATGGGAGTGTACAACCTGGTGAGACTATAAAGTTGACAGTCACTATACACAATGTCGGAGTAGATACAGCTCACCAGATTGCAGCTGTGCTGAGGACAGCTGATTCATACATCACTATCACAGATTCAACTGATTCCTGTGGTGATGTGTTACCTGACTCATACAAAACTGGTGAGTTTGAATTTAGTGTCTCAACAAGTATCACAGATTACCATAATATACAATTTGAACTTGTGATGAGTGATAAAAATAATACTACATGGGTAGCGCATTTCTCTATCCCTATAATGACACCTATTTTAAGATTCTATTATTACTTGGTAGATGACGATTCACTTGGTGATAGTCACGGTAATAACAACAAATTTATACAACGTGGTGAGACAATTGAGCTACCACTGAATTTGAGGAATCTTGGTAATATGTCAGCATATAATGTAAGCGCAACTTTATCTACTTATGACACTTTTGTAACAATAATTGATTCTATAGAAGAGTTTGGTGATATATCGGAATTTGATACTGGATTTAGCTTTGATGCATTTGCAGTTAAGATTAAAAGGAGCTGCCCAATTCATCACCCATTAGAATTTTATTTAAAGATAGTTGATGAAGATAATTTCACTAATGACTGGTTGGATACCCTATGGATTAATCCTATGCAACCCGGTGAAGTAATGAGTAAGTTTACTTCTCCTGCTGGGATTTCTCACGGAATAGCTTCAGATGGTGATAAGTTATGGGTGACTGTTGCGATTCCTTCCCTCATCTATGCAGTAAATCCTATAAATGGCAGTGTTATAAAAACAATACCTGCACCAAGTAGTAATTGTATGGGCTTAGCTTGGGCTAATGAATACCTGTGGGTACACGGTGGAGTTCCTCACCGTCAAATTTATAAGATTGATACAACAGGTAATTTACTACAGGGATTCCAGTCTCCTGCTCAAACCCCCTATGGCATTGCTTTTGATGGTGAGCACATTTTTGCTGGTGATTTAGACAAGATATTTGAGCTGGATACAGATGGCAATGTCATATCAAGTTTTACTATCCCAATTCCTTCCGGCACCCATCCAGCAGGGCTTGGATTTGAGCAAAGTAGCCAAAACTTGATTATAATGATGCAGTTTAGTAGTGATTCTTGTATAGTTTATGAAATTAGGAGGGATGGCTCAATTGTGCAAACTCATTCCTTTAAAGCACCTACTGCAGAAGGAAGTGGTGTAGATTGTGACTTAGTTACAGGTGATTACTGGCTTATTTGTTGTCCTGCTTCCTATTGTAATGAAATATGCAGAGTAGAAGGCTTTTATCCGTGGCCACCCACACCATCAGCAGATATAAGAGTGAGACCGGACTCACTCGGAGTTGAGTTACAGCCAAATGATACCACATCACAACTGATGCGAATTAAGAATGTTGGTAGAGATACACTTACATTTAGTATAAGTGAACTCATTGATGTAACCTGGCTTACTGAAACTCCTACACAAGGTAAGTTAGCCCCTAATGACAGTATTGATATAATAGTATCTTACAATGCAGCAGGACTAGCGCCTGACTCCACTTACAACACAGCTATTGAAATAGTGTCAAATGACCCAGATGAGCCTGCAGTTTCTGTTCCTGTAGAATTGACTGTGACAGTTGGGACAGAAGAAGCGTTACAATTACCAAAGGTATTTGCAATACACCAGAATTTACCAAACCCATTTAACAAAGCGACAGCTATTAGATATGAGTTACCGGTAAGGAGCAAAGTCTCTATTAAAATCTACGATATAACAGGTAGCCTCGTCCGTATACTTGTGGATGGGATACATAGGGCTGGCTATTATATGGTTACCTGGGATGGACGTGATGATGTAGGTAAGAAATTAGCAGCCGGTGTATACTTCTATCAGATTAATGCGGCTGATTTTATATCTATAAAGAAAGCAATATTAATTAGATAG
- a CDS encoding T9SS type A sorting domain-containing protein, whose amino-acid sequence MMCRLIAIRIRRIMIVAVIRLPLLFLFSISQFLISPKTVVADWEKTYKPGDGSTKYCCSAGQTQDGGYALAGWAWCSPDVRRVYLIKTDQAGNLLWTKRYTGVANHDEGYSVAETQDGGYIIAGFTGEMGPSIWCNAWLIKTNSSGDTIWTKMYGSGGEGGYSVAQTTDGGYIVAGISLKYGPVNWDIYLIKTDSAGNSLWTKTYGGPNNDYGYSVAQTEDGGYIIAGYTKSYGAGGYDVYLIKTDKVGDILWTKTYGGTRDDYGYSVAQTEDGGYIIAGETKSYGTGTPLYSNVYLIKTDPVGNTLWTKTYGGASSEMGYSVAQTQDGGYITAGLTFSWGGSPDAYLIKTDPTGVAETSNVYKSGYCSLDIVPTIGTGIFNISFYIPSSVNLQSVSLIIYDAAGRLVETLVSVKNEPGYYNVTWSPKGFKAGVYFVKFTAGNFNLTKKLILIQ is encoded by the coding sequence ATGATGTGTAGGTTAATTGCTATCCGCATCAGGCGGATTATGATAGTAGCTGTGATTAGGTTACCGCTCTTATTTCTATTTTCTATTTCCCAATTTCTAATTTCTCCCAAGACAGTGGTTGCTGACTGGGAAAAGACATACAAGCCCGGAGATGGGAGTACTAAGTATTGCTGCTCGGCAGGACAGACTCAAGATGGTGGCTATGCTTTAGCTGGATGGGCTTGGTGTTCTCCTGATGTCCGCCGTGTCTATCTTATAAAGACAGACCAAGCTGGTAATTTACTATGGACAAAGAGATATACTGGAGTTGCTAATCACGATGAAGGTTACTCAGTAGCAGAGACTCAAGATGGTGGCTATATTATAGCTGGGTTTACTGGTGAAATGGGTCCATCAATATGGTGTAATGCTTGGCTAATAAAGACAAATTCAAGTGGTGATACAATTTGGACAAAAATGTATGGTTCAGGTGGCGAAGGTGGCTACTCAGTGGCACAGACAACTGATGGTGGCTATATTGTAGCTGGAATAAGCCTTAAATATGGTCCAGTAAATTGGGATATATATTTAATAAAGACAGATTCAGCTGGTAATTCACTATGGACAAAGACATATGGTGGACCTAATAACGACTATGGCTATTCAGTAGCACAGACTGAAGATGGTGGCTATATTATAGCTGGATATACTAAGTCATATGGGGCAGGGGGGTATGATGTCTACCTGATAAAGACAGATAAAGTTGGTGATATACTCTGGACAAAGACATACGGTGGAACTCGTGATGACTATGGCTACTCAGTGGCACAGACTGAAGATGGTGGCTATATTATAGCTGGAGAGACTAAGTCATATGGGACAGGAACGCCTCTATATTCTAATGTATATCTTATAAAGACAGATCCAGTTGGTAATACACTATGGACAAAAACATATGGTGGAGCTAGCAGCGAGATGGGTTACTCAGTAGCACAGACTCAAGATGGCGGCTATATAACAGCTGGATTGACCTTCTCATGGGGTGGAAGTCCTGATGCATATCTTATAAAGACCGACCCTACTGGAGTAGCAGAAACCAGCAATGTATACAAATCTGGGTATTGTAGCCTAGATATAGTGCCTACTATAGGGACTGGCATTTTTAATATCAGTTTCTACATTCCAAGCAGTGTGAATCTGCAGTCAGTAAGCCTTATTATCTATGATGCAGCTGGTAGGTTAGTAGAGACACTGGTTAGTGTGAAGAATGAGCCCGGATATTATAATGTGACCTGGAGTCCCAAAGGCTTTAAGGCTGGTGTTTATTTTGTGAAGTTTACAGCTGGCAATTTTAACTTGACTAAGAAACTGATTTTGATACAGTAA